The Malassezia vespertilionis chromosome 2, complete sequence genomic sequence GCACGTCTTCCAAGTCTGCATGCAGTACATGGCTCGCTGCGGAACGAAACGAGCGGAACCGGTCGTTTTGAGgcacggcacggcgcgtctCGTGCATCTGCTCAGCCAGCGCGGCCACctcgcgcactgcagcTTCGTGCTCCGCGTCCGTGTcctgggcggcgcgcgcctgccgcgTCGCGTACGCGGTTTGCTGCTGGTAtccgccgagcgcgcgctctgcctCGTCTTGGTCCGCTGCGTCCTCCATGTAgtcttcctcctcgtcttcctcTTCGTCATCGTCGCCTTTGCGTGTCTTCCTGCGCTTCGTCGTCTTGGTGCGCATCACTTCCTTGAACAGCGCGTAGCGCAGAATTTCTTCAGCTGCttccgcgtcgcgctcctcgatgCGGGGACTGAgtcgcgctttggcgtATGCGGTTGCAAGACGAATAAGCGTCTCGAGCGTACGGGCAGTGATGGGCGCtgtcttgcgctgcgcgccgccaagctcgtcgTTGCGCAGGTTTGCATAGACGTTGGTGATCCATTCggccgcgccttgcgtgAGCACGGGCGTTAGGCGCGACTTGGCATACTGGATGTACTTCTTGATAAacaggagcgcgagcaccTCTTTGCGTGCATTCGCGCCCGAAATGCCCACGTGAAAAGTGGGGTTGTACTTTTCAAACGGCGACTCGTCTTCAATCCCCTCGGCttgctcctcctcgtctGGCCCGCCCACCTCGAGGACCTGCTCCAAATTATCGCGggcaggcgcgccgacTGGCTGACCTGGCTGCAGGTagcggtgcatgcgcaaaaCGTGCTCGCTAATCAAACGGTCGCGGTGCTCGTCCACGTCGTCGGTGATGACAAAGAGCAAGTCAAAACGCGAGAGGAGCGAGTCGGGGAGCGCAATGTTCTTGCCCGGGTCTTTATGCACGTCGTACTGCCCGTAGATTGGGTTCGCAGCAGCAACTACAGAGCACCGCGCGTTCAAAGTCGTGTGGATACCCGCCTTGGCGATGGTGACCGTTTGCTGCTCCATCACTTCGTGGATCGCGACGCGGTCCGAGTCGGACATCTTGTCAAACTCGTCGATACACACAACGCCGCGGTCGGCAAGCACCATTGCACCGGCCtccaagcgccgctcacCCGTGTCTCGGTCGGTCGTGACGGCCGCGGTGAGACCGACACCGGAGCTGCCACGGCCGGTGGTGGCGattgcgagcggcgcagtaTTCAGCACAAAACGCAGCACCTGGCTCTTGGCAGTGCTTGGATCGCCGACCATGAGGATATTGATATCGCCACGGATATGCGCGCCGTTCGCGAGGTTTTTTTCCAAGCCGCCCAAAAGCATGAGGAGCACGGCCTTTTTTATATAGTCCAGCCCAAAAATAGACGGCGCGAGTGATTGCGCGAGCAAATCAAACACGTTGCGCCTTTTTGCGATACGGTTAATGTTGCGGATATCCAGGTCACTTAAAAATAGGTGTGTgatgccgccgccagaCTTGTTCGACAAAAGGTGCACGTTGttggcgagcagcagcgtgcggaagTTGGACGTGTTGCTGTGCCCGACGCGGTTCCCGACCGTCTTGTACATCCCTACCAGCTGCAGCCGATCCCCAGGCTTGCACAGGTCCACCAAATCATCGTCCATCACAACATCGACCGCGCGAGGAAGCTGACCAGGGGGCGCGTGCTCTGGCATTTCCTGGATCGTGATCGTTTGGTGGTCCCGGTACACGCTCAGGCCATACTCGGTTACAAGCCTGTTTCCGCTTTCGTCGGTGGTGGGGTaggtcgacgagctcggcgGGCCAGCGCCAATCATCGTCGCGTCTCTGTACTCGCGCATGTGGAACCGATCCGTGGCCTCGCAAAAGTGGATCGACTTGACAATCTTGGGCCGTACAAGCGAGCACCGTGTCACAATACCTTCCAAACTCACCATTTTCCCCAGAAACGTGCTGCGTAGCGTCCTTGTATTCACATGGTTCTCGCCAAAACTCCCGCGCAGACCGATATGGTACATTTTCCCATGGATATCGTGCTTCGACGGCTCTTGTAGCTGCTCAACCAGCAAGTTGAGCGCGTTCTCGAATGGTGGAATGTACCCAGTGGGATCATTTAACAGACCATCGGCATAGTCGCGGTTGTAGGTGCGCACTTCGTCCAAATTTACGACAAGCCGCCGGCCGTCAGCATTGAGCATGCGCTTAATTGCACTGCGGTagtcgctcgcgccgctaTGATCATCGAGAAACTCGCTAAAGGTGCGCGCACGATCCTTGAGCAGGTCGTCATCTAGCGCAGGGATCTCAaattgcagcgcttcgctcatcgcgcgtcgcggcagcggcagcgcggTGCTTTATGGAAAAGACACGCGGGGCCACGTGGGTCTACCGACGGGGCTcgtgcgcaaacgcgccaaGGTCGACGAGCTGGGGTCAGGCAAGGCGCGTACGTACGTCGTCGAGTGTATGTAGATTGGAGGTGAGTGTGGATAGGCAAGTCTTCCATTGTGTATCGATAAATCTCTATTGTTAGCGtaagcgcacgcacctttTCTTGTGCCGCGGTAAAATCGGCAGGGTCGCTGCTGTGCTGGTTCGCGACCGCtgctgcgagcgcgcgcaggatGACGTGGttgtgcagtgcatcgcctCGGTAAACGGACTCGACGTACGCTATTGCCGCACACAGGCGCGAATGCAGCGtagcagcggcgctgcgctccacgTCTAGGGACGCGAgaagcgccgtgcgcgtcTCTGCATTCGGGTCCGACGCCTCGTCCATATGGCCcagcatgcttgcgcgctgATTCGTGTCGCTGAGCACGATCCGCTCCGCAGGCGATGTGGCGAGGGACACTTTGCACGGTACGCTGGTCGTGCCCTGCTGCATGTACGCCGTCATGGGCAGCGTCCcgtgctcgcgcgcgccgacaaacgcgtcgtgcgctggatcgaGCAACAGAAACGGTGCACTTTCCAGGCCCAtttgcgcttgcatggCGTGCACATTTGCCGGAGGTTCGGTGCATACCGTGTACCAGCCTACGAGCGCCCATTGCGGAAATACTTCCTGGACTGGTATTAGTATGCGCGCGTACGCACACTGCTCTTTCCGCCGAGTAAAAAATGATTGGTCCAGCGAGCCATCTGTGTTCGTCGCGAGCTCAAACGCGGTGTGGATCTGGATTTGCGCCCCATCCTTCTCGCCAAGCAATGCTCCGTAGGCTGGGTcagtgcagcgtgcaaCGTACTATAAGACTCGCCCGCAAGCTGTGTGCGCATGcggtgctcgagcatgccgaTCAAAGGCAGAGCATGTCTTTCGTCAGCGCTTTCGCCCACCTACAAAATTAAGGGGTGCGGGGCTGCCATCATCCTCCGTACACGCACATGGCCGCCTTTTTCGCACGAAATAAATCCCAGATTGCAcccgatgcgcgccgccgaccaGCTGCTTCTGTactgtgcgccgcgtgcctACCGATTTGTGCTGCGATGAGCGAGCAAGAAAAGGTGGACAGCAATATAGCACACGAGCATGATATAGGCTCCGAACACGATGTGCATGCGGACAGTGTGCCGCGCGTACACCCCAAAAAGTTTTCTTCGCTCAACATCAACcagcgctttttgcagAGCGCAAACGCAGGGAATGCGTCTCATAGCACCGCgaagcaagcgccgcctccTTCTGCACCTGTGCAGCCTACGCGGCTAAACACTGCATCGCGTCCGTTATGGTCTGGCGCCGGGACGGAGTCGGTGCAGGAGTTGCGCGAACAGACAACGTCGCCTGCATGGGGCAGCTCGAGACTTGTCACGGCAATCCTCCGCGGGCCCAACGCGCCTGCACAGACAGATGCGCGCACTAAAGCACATACACGCACAGAGTCACACGATGGGACCACTAAG encodes the following:
- the MCM3 gene encoding DNA helicase (COG:L; EggNog:ENOG503NXER), which produces MSEALQFEIPALDDDLLKDRARTFSEFLDDHSGASDYRSAIKRMLNADGRRLVVNLDEVRTYNRDYADGLLNDPTGYIPPFENALNLLVEQLQEPSKHDIHGKMYHIGLRGSFGENHVNTRTLRSTFLGKMVSLEGIVTRCSLVRPKIVKSIHFCEATDRFHMREYRDATMIGAGPPSSSTYPTTDESGNRLVTEYGLSVYRDHQTITIQEMPEHAPPGQLPRAVDVVMDDDLVDLCKPGDRLQLVGMYKTVGNRVGHSNTSNFRTLLLANNVHLLSNKSGGGITHLFLSDLDIRNINRIAKRRNVFDLLAQSLAPSIFGLDYIKKAVLLMLLGGLEKNLANGAHIRGDINILMVGDPSTAKSQVLRFVLNTAPLAIATTGRGSSGVGLTAAVTTDRDTGERRLEAGAMVLADRGVVCIDEFDKMSDSDRVAIHEVMEQQTVTIAKAGIHTTLNARCSVVAAANPIYGQYDVHKDPGKNIALPDSLLSRFDLLFVITDDVDEHRDRLISEHVLRMHRYLQPGQPVGAPARDNLEQVLEVGGPDEEEQAEGIEDESPFEKYNPTFHVGISGANARKEVLALLFIKKYIQYAKSRLTPVLTQGAAEWITNVYANLRNDELGGAQRKTAPITARTLETLIRLATAYAKARLSPRIEERDAEAAEEILRYALFKEVMRTKTTKRRKTRKGDDDEEEDEEEDYMEDAADQDEAERALGGYQQQTAYATRQARAAQDTDAEHEAAVREVAALAEQMHETRRAVPQNDRFRSFRSAASHVLHADLEDVQEVAFATLLSMVNDRVDDRVDAPFSADEARAILSAMHHDNQLQFSDGAYDAPPLTLDVVYKL